Genomic window (Plasmodium reichenowi strain SY57 chromosome Unknown, whole genome shotgun sequence):
tatatatatatatatatatataaattccatattttttatattacattgAGATATATGTTGAACTATTAAgtaaaaaaatggaaaatgAAGCTAAagaattagaaaaaaaagcaGAACAGTTGAACAAGAAAGGTTTTCTTGCTTCTTTTTTTGGAACTGAT
Coding sequences:
- a CDS encoding SNAP protein (soluble N-ethylmaleimide-sensitive factor attachment protein), putative, with protein sequence MENEAKELEKKAEQLNKKGFLASFFGTDNTDEIINCYNLAANKYKLSHK